One genomic region from Drosophila busckii strain San Diego stock center, stock number 13000-0081.31 chromosome 3R, ASM1175060v1, whole genome shotgun sequence encodes:
- the LOC108603954 gene encoding protein winged eye isoform X3: MATFNATNVTSNSNAADALASGATFLVPATATPVSAATVGTVGTHPLQLDPFGGLSTHSPYLGAGVPPLQPLPLHHHHQQTTNSSSSYTFVQIKREPVNDLNANNCHQPQQQQHHHHHHQQQQQHHLQTASTSLGLTGSLSTSSLTASATSKTMTTLVKIEASSPKVNDLDKSSCNTSNSVPIGIAVARKRPQEANNATLNSGSNLALQSTLNKDMNCFGIRVADLGGTGCGNLYFTGNGDLMTTGSATAEELALSAAGVNRAPSTFWQYPNALPIESVISMSPATVGLQYSREASRGQVVLLPAAPAALAGISNFPFLTPTDPFQQAAAAAAFVWPSAYIPQAATAPGAAAAAAALQPSPNFIFPSMGHAHPQLGATPPYASTLQLYLAAAASGSSTLCQHSNQQTSSTTTTNSSTINLSLAGAGAGSGVTCSTSSSSLSSLSSSSSSRFLSLSTQPPPPPPKPFPMNSLLLPAPAALKLEDYPLAQPLPLPLPLPLGTLPLPEHGSARESSEQQALNLMRLPTPPTSATMEPTAGHSLPHPILFQPSPSTPTPMPALLNLSMHGAAVNTATPTPTEETALNYKLHAPLTPQTPPRLGTAPATLPQMQDVNIQTDTPVCSDEENSSCPLKATQDPVQPLELTKPSESSASNPNQPNECHTQTSPSDKIPPMPEAPLEPPALVPLQQQTPPADLTGLLLLSNISTNSKPLMRVKQEPVEHYEPAPIPAPAPQPLSMPMPMPVEPLQQMIEMHEPQQSEPLGGLKLLCALAEQRIQEEGNSLFTTPTSRTPTPPPTPPRADTPPSSFASLQQSSPTFPSMQGIELPTTSSAAASVGELPLTPVKRKKHKHSKSNALCGDSRKASRCSKKSKKKRRHSRSQQQQLLGEDNASELQDDELQAELRNALKVMDPTNAQRFGQEVFSMMDNRMRMRLADVTRQYRKKKRKLDEISKHKKKKKCSKLQQQQQQQQQQQQTLSLQSTPTPTLQQPQLTLSSTLSGVLGTSSPLRDCKFSKFSSFMRLPEKTHSFPPPPEPSLLQQTPPESSTLPSSRNSRSPSTTSFVRLEPSALDAAVAVAPTSITSNASKHAVAAKTAARRERKLKASTLDAQQATEAKRRLTAADAELQLTSEHLYRDETRVLTDMGGLFYAGVMKPLRPPDVYAITLDGERGNKSHVMSREDILKDTILEVAPKSVEDVPVGTRLCAYWSQQYRCLYPGRAIESESAHESQQAALTTAAAATTAGTGTATTLQDFVSVEFDDGDSGRIRLKNIRLLLSNYPIAVGKQKRGALRSGDNCAGAGPALEQAAAASADEGHNSHHGFSMTSDNTTSLAATMELFTQRSEKKRLKKSLKKLNKAQNGNGQCGSESNGLDANGAAAGDGLDDGNRKHHKHKKRKKHKKHHRKNGNEEAEPPAQEYVVAKAQAEQPAVVAPPVKQEVKVKAEQLDIEEETTSNVMSEISDEVKGDELVGHNNSKGSSKIAAFLPERQLWGWFGTAYRKAGVKGRARKQFYKTIKRGKETITVGDCAVFLSTGRPDRPYIGRIESMWETTAGNRVVRVAWFYHPEETNGCPKLKYPGALFESPHEDENDVQTISHRCEVLQFVSYFNKFGVDSKQYQSIYDNNDTYYLAGHYNPRLQVLKLQDDIPTLEELQDTTTNTTITTTEN; this comes from the exons atggccACATTTAATGCAACCAATgtaacaagcaacagcaacgccgcCGATGCTCTGGCCTCTGGTGCAACATTTCTAGTGCCCGCCACGGCAACACCAGTGtcggcagcaacagttggcaCCGTGGGAACGCATCCGCTGCAGTTGGATCCATTCGGTGGTCTTTCTACGCACTCACCTTACCTGGGCGCTGGTGTGCCGCCCTTGCAACCGTTGCCACTgcaccatcatcatcagcagacAACCAACTCTTCCTCCTCGTATACGTTTGTGCAAATTAAACGTGAGCCTGTCAACGACCTCAACGCCAACAATTGCCatcaaccacagcagcagcagcatcatcaccaccaccaccaacagcagcagcaacatcatttgCAAACAGCATCGACATCGCTGGGGTTAACCGGCAGTTTATCCACATCATCCTTGACCGCTTCGGCCACATCAAAGACCATGACGACGTTGGTCAAAATTGAAGCATCCTCGCCAAAGGTCAACGATTTGGATAAGTCCTCGTGCAATACAA GTAACTCGGTGCCCATTGGTATTGCTGTGGCACGCAAGCGTCCACAAGAAGCTAACAATGCCACATTGAATAGTGGCTCCAATCTGGCGCTGCAGTCAACGCTCAACAAGGACATGAACTGCTTTGGCATTCGTGTTGCTGATTTGG gTGGCACAGGTTGTGGCAATCTTTATTTCACAGGCAACGGAGATCTGATGACGACAGGTAGCGCCACTGCTGAGGAATTGGCGCTTAGCGCTGCTGGCGTCAACAGAGCACCTTCAACCTTCTGGCAATATCCAA atgCATTACCCATTGAATCAGTGATTTCCATGTCGCCCGCCACCGTGGGCTTGCAATACTCACGCGAGGCCAGTCGTGGTCAAGTGGTGCTGCTGCCCGCTGCGCCCGCAGCGCTTG CAGGCATATCAAATTTTCCCTTCTTAACGCCCACAGATCCGTTCCAGCAGgcggctgccgctgcagcgtTCGTCTGGCCCTCGGCTTACATACCCCAAGCAGCCACAGCTCCCggagctgcagccgcagcggcTGCACTGCAGCCATCGCCCAACTTTATCTTTCCCTCCATGGGACATGCACACCCGCAGCTGGGCGCCACGCCCCCTTACGCCTCCACGCTGCAGCTGTATTTGGCAGCCGCAGCCAGTGGCAGCTCCACGCTCTGCCAGCACAGCAATCAGCAGAcgagcagcaccaccaccaccaactcCTCTACCATAAACCTGAGtcttgctggcgctggcgccgGCTCCGGCGTTAcctgcagcaccagcagcagcagccttagCAGCCTcagttccagcagcagctctcgcTTCCTCAGCCTGAGcacgcagccgccgccgccaccgcccaAGCCTTTTCCCATGAACTCCTTGCTGTTGCCGGCTCCAGCAGCGCTGAAGCTGGAGGATTATCCGCTGGCTcagccgttgccgttgccgctccCATTGCCGCTTGGCACGCTGCCCTTGCCGGAGCACGGATCAGCACGTGAGAGCAGCGAACAGCAGGCGTTGAATCTAATGCGTCTGCCCACGCCGCCCACATCGGCCACCATGGAGCCCACTGCTGGACATTCGCTGCCGCATCCCATACTCTTCCAACCCTCGCCTagcacgcccacgcccatgccAGCGCTGCTTAATCTGTCTATGCATGGAGCAGCTGTAAatacagccacgcccacgcctacCGAGGAGACGGCGCTCAACTATAAGCTGCATGCGCCGCTGACGCCACAGACGCCTCCCAGACTGGGCACAGCCCCCGCGACGCTACCACAAATGCAAGATGTCAACATACAGACGGACACGCCCGTCTGCAGCGACGAGGAGAACTCCTCTTGCCCGCTCAAAGCCACACAGGACCCAGTCCAGCCCCTTGAACTCACCAAACCCAGTGAATCCAGTGCCAGCAATCCCAATCAACCAAACGAGTGCCATACCCAAACCAGTCCCAGTGACAAGATCCCCCCCATGCCAGAGGCGCCTCTAGAGCCGCCTGCCCTTGTGCccttgcagcagcagacgccgCCAGCGGATCTAAcgggactgctgctgctctccaaCATAAGCACCAACAGCAAGCCGCTCATGCGCGTCAAGCAAGAGCCCGTGGAGCACTATGAACCCGCACCAATTCCTGCTCCAGCACCACAGCCCCTGTcaatgcccatgcccatgcccgtTGAGCCACTGCAGCAGATGATTGAAATGCATGAGCCACAGCAATCGGAACCGCTGGGCGGCTTGAAGCTGCTCTGCGCCTTGGCTGAGCAGCGCATACAGGAGGAGGGCAACAGTCTATTTACCACGCCCACCTCGCGTACGCCAACGCCACCGCCCACACCGCCGAGAGCAGACACACCGCCCTCCAGCTTCGCCTCGCTCCAGCAGAGCTCTCCGACGTTTCCCTCAATGCAGGGCATTGAGCTGCCAACCACATCAAGCGCCGCTGCGTCCGTTGGCGAGCTGCCACTGACTCCGGTGAAGCGCAAGAAGCACAAACATTCCAAGTCGAACGCCTTGTGCGGCGACAGCCGCAAAGCCTCACGCTGCAGCAAGAAGAGCAAGAAGAAGCGACGCCACAGTCgctcacaacagcaacaactgctggGCGAGGATAATGCGTCGGAGCTGCAAGATGATGAGCTGCAGGCGGAGCTGCGCAATGCGCTCAAGGTCATGGATCCCACTAATGCACAGCGCTTTGGCCAGGAGGTGTTTAGCATGATGGACAACAGAATGCGCATGCGCTTGGCGGATGTAACGCGGCAGTATCGTAAAAAGAAGCGCAAGCTCGACGAGATTAGCAAgcataagaagaagaagaagtgcTCCaagctacaacagcagcagcagcagcagcaacaacaacaacagacgcTATCATTGCAGTCAACGCCAACGCCCACgctgcaacagccacagctgACGCTAAGCTCAACGCTATCGGGAGTGTTAGG CACCTCCTCACCCTTGAGAGATTGCAAGTTCTCGAAGTTCTCGAGCTTCATGCGCCTACCAGAGAAAACACACTCCTTCCCACCGCCACCGGAGCCGTCACTGCTGCAGCAAACGCCGCCAGAGTCGAGTACCTTGCCCAGCAGTCGGAACAGCCGCTCACCCAGCACCACATCCTTTGTGCGCCTGGAGCCGAGTGCACTTGATGCcgccgttgctgttgcacccACCTCCATTACCTCCAATGCTTCCAAGCATGCAGTCGCCGCCAAGACTGCGGCGCGTCGCGAGCGTAAGCTCAAAGCCAGCACGCTGGACGCGCAGCAGGCAACGGAAGCCAAGCGGCGACTAACTGCTGCCGATGCGGAGCTGCAGCTGACCAGCGAGCATCTCTATCGCGATGAGACGCGCGTGCTCACCGACATGGGCGGACTGTTCTATGCGGGCGTAATGAAGCCGCTGCGTCCACCAGATGTCTATGCCATTACACTCGACGGCGAACGCGGCAACAAGTCGCATGTCATGTCGCGCGAGGATATACTCAAGGATACG ATTCTTGAAGTGGCGCCCAAGAGCGTCGAGGATGTGCCTGTGGGCACACGTCTGTGTGCCTATTGGAGTCAGCAGTACCGCTGCCTCTATCCAGGACGTGCCATTGAGTCGGAGTCTGCTCATGAGAGTCAGCAGGCGGcgttaacaacagcagcagcagcaaccacagcaggAACAGGAACAGCGACAACGTTGCAGGACTTTGTTAGCGTGGAGTTTGATGACGGCGACAGCGGACGCATACGCTTGAAGAACATACGATTGCTGCTCAGCAATTATCCTATAGCAG TAGGCAAACAGAAGCGTGGCGCGCTGCGCTCTGGCGACAACTGTGCAGGCGCTGGTCCGGCATTGGAGCAAGCTGCTGCGGCTAGTGCTGATGAGGGTCACAACAGTCATCACGGCTTTAGCATGACTAGCGATAACACAACCTCGCTGGCCGCCACCATGGAGCTCTTTACACAGCGCAGCGAGAAGAAGCGGCTAAAGAAGAGCTTGAAGAAGCTGAACAAAGCACAGAATGGCAATGGACAATGCGGCAGTGAGTCGAATGGCTTGGATGCAAAtggcgcagctgctggcgaTGGCTTGGACGATGGCAATCGCAAGCATCACAAGCATAAGAAGCGCAAGAAGCACAAGAAGCATCATCGCAAGAATGGCAATGAAGAGGCTGAGCCGCCGGCACAGGAATATGTAGTGGCAAAGGCACAAGCAGAGCAGCCTGCAGTGGTGGCGCCACCAGTTAAGCAGGAGGTGAAGGTGAAGGCAGAGCAGCTCGATATTGAGGAGGAGACCACCTCTAACGTCATGTCCGAAATATCCGATGAG GTCAAGGGCGACGAACTGGTTGGGCACAACAACTCCAAGGGCAGCAGCAAGATCGCTGCCTTCTTGCCGGAGCGTCAGCTCTGGGGTTGGTTTGGCACCGCCTATCGCAAGGCGGGCGTCAAGGGTCGCGCCAgaaagcaattttataaaacaatcaAAAGGGGCAAGGAGACTATAACG GTCGGGGACTGTGCAGTATTTCTATCCACGGGACGGCCGGATCGACCCTACATTGGGCGGATTGAGTCCATGTGGGAAACCACCGCTGGCAATAGAGTCGTGCGCGTGGCCTGGTTCTACCACCCGGAGGAAACTAACGGCTGTCCAAAATTGAAATATCCG GGTGCGTTATTTGAATCGCCGCATGAGGATGAAAATGATGTGCAAACGATTTCGCATCGTTGCGAGGTGCTACAATTTGTTAGCTACTTTAATAAATTCGGGGTCGATTCGAAGCAATATCAATCCATATACGATAACAATGATACATATTATTTAGCCGGGCACTATAACCCAAGGTTGCAAGTGCTGAAACTACAAGACGATATTCCAACTCTCGAAGAGCTGCAGGATACAACTACTAATACAACTATAACTACTACAGAGAATTAA
- the LOC108603954 gene encoding protein winged eye isoform X2, with product MATFNATNVTSNSNAADALASGATFLVPATATPVSAATVGTVGTHPLQLDPFGGLSTHSPYLGAGVPPLQPLPLHHHHQQTTNSSSSYTFVQIKREPVNDLNANNCHQPQQQQHHHHHHQQQQQHHLQTASTSLGLTGSLSTSSLTASATSKTMTTLVKIEASSPKVNDLDKSSCNTSNSVPIGIAVARKRPQEANNATLNSGSNLALQSTLNKDMNCFGIRVADLGGTGCGNLYFTGNGDLMTTGSATAEELALSAAGVNRAPSTFWQYPNALPIESVISMSPATVGLQYSREASRGQVVLLPAAPAALGISNFPFLTPTDPFQQAAAAAAFVWPSAYIPQAATAPGAAAAAAALQPSPNFIFPSMGHAHPQLGATPPYASTLQLYLAAAASGSSTLCQHSNQQTSSTTTTNSSTINLSLAGAGAGSGVTCSTSSSSLSSLSSSSSSRFLSLSTQPPPPPPKPFPMNSLLLPAPAALKLEDYPLAQPLPLPLPLPLGTLPLPEHGSARESSEQQALNLMRLPTPPTSATMEPTAGHSLPHPILFQPSPSTPTPMPALLNLSMHGAAVNTATPTPTEETALNYKLHAPLTPQTPPRLGTAPATLPQMQDVNIQTDTPVCSDEENSSCPLKATQDPVQPLELTKPSESSASNPNQPNECHTQTSPSDKIPPMPEAPLEPPALVPLQQQTPPADLTGLLLLSNISTNSKPLMRVKQEPVEHYEPAPIPAPAPQPLSMPMPMPVEPLQQMIEMHEPQQSEPLGGLKLLCALAEQRIQEEGNSLFTTPTSRTPTPPPTPPRADTPPSSFASLQQSSPTFPSMQGIELPTTSSAAASVGELPLTPVKRKKHKHSKSNALCGDSRKASRCSKKSKKKRRHSRSQQQQLLGEDNASELQDDELQAELRNALKVMDPTNAQRFGQEVFSMMDNRMRMRLADVTRQYRKKKRKLDEISKHKKKKKCSKLQQQQQQQQQQQQTLSLQSTPTPTLQQPQLTLSSTLSGVLGTSSPLRDCKFSKFSSFMRLPEKTHSFPPPPEPSLLQQTPPESSTLPSSRNSRSPSTTSFVRLEPSALDAAVAVAPTSITSNASKHAVAAKTAARRERKLKASTLDAQQATEAKRRLTAADAELQLTSEHLYRDETRVLTDMGGLFYAGVMKPLRPPDVYAITLDGERGNKSHVMSREDILKDTILEVAPKSVEDVPVGTRLCAYWSQQYRCLYPGRAIESESAHESQQAALTTAAAATTAGTGTATTLQDFVSVEFDDGDSGRIRLKNIRLLLSNYPIAEYNDNPLYSVGKQKRGALRSGDNCAGAGPALEQAAAASADEGHNSHHGFSMTSDNTTSLAATMELFTQRSEKKRLKKSLKKLNKAQNGNGQCGSESNGLDANGAAAGDGLDDGNRKHHKHKKRKKHKKHHRKNGNEEAEPPAQEYVVAKAQAEQPAVVAPPVKQEVKVKAEQLDIEEETTSNVMSEISDEVKGDELVGHNNSKGSSKIAAFLPERQLWGWFGTAYRKAGVKGRARKQFYKTIKRGKETITVGDCAVFLSTGRPDRPYIGRIESMWETTAGNRVVRVAWFYHPEETNGCPKLKYPGALFESPHEDENDVQTISHRCEVLQFVSYFNKFGVDSKQYQSIYDNNDTYYLAGHYNPRLQVLKLQDDIPTLEELQDTTTNTTITTTEN from the exons atggccACATTTAATGCAACCAATgtaacaagcaacagcaacgccgcCGATGCTCTGGCCTCTGGTGCAACATTTCTAGTGCCCGCCACGGCAACACCAGTGtcggcagcaacagttggcaCCGTGGGAACGCATCCGCTGCAGTTGGATCCATTCGGTGGTCTTTCTACGCACTCACCTTACCTGGGCGCTGGTGTGCCGCCCTTGCAACCGTTGCCACTgcaccatcatcatcagcagacAACCAACTCTTCCTCCTCGTATACGTTTGTGCAAATTAAACGTGAGCCTGTCAACGACCTCAACGCCAACAATTGCCatcaaccacagcagcagcagcatcatcaccaccaccaccaacagcagcagcaacatcatttgCAAACAGCATCGACATCGCTGGGGTTAACCGGCAGTTTATCCACATCATCCTTGACCGCTTCGGCCACATCAAAGACCATGACGACGTTGGTCAAAATTGAAGCATCCTCGCCAAAGGTCAACGATTTGGATAAGTCCTCGTGCAATACAA GTAACTCGGTGCCCATTGGTATTGCTGTGGCACGCAAGCGTCCACAAGAAGCTAACAATGCCACATTGAATAGTGGCTCCAATCTGGCGCTGCAGTCAACGCTCAACAAGGACATGAACTGCTTTGGCATTCGTGTTGCTGATTTGG gTGGCACAGGTTGTGGCAATCTTTATTTCACAGGCAACGGAGATCTGATGACGACAGGTAGCGCCACTGCTGAGGAATTGGCGCTTAGCGCTGCTGGCGTCAACAGAGCACCTTCAACCTTCTGGCAATATCCAA atgCATTACCCATTGAATCAGTGATTTCCATGTCGCCCGCCACCGTGGGCTTGCAATACTCACGCGAGGCCAGTCGTGGTCAAGTGGTGCTGCTGCCCGCTGCGCCCGCAGCGCTTG GCATATCAAATTTTCCCTTCTTAACGCCCACAGATCCGTTCCAGCAGgcggctgccgctgcagcgtTCGTCTGGCCCTCGGCTTACATACCCCAAGCAGCCACAGCTCCCggagctgcagccgcagcggcTGCACTGCAGCCATCGCCCAACTTTATCTTTCCCTCCATGGGACATGCACACCCGCAGCTGGGCGCCACGCCCCCTTACGCCTCCACGCTGCAGCTGTATTTGGCAGCCGCAGCCAGTGGCAGCTCCACGCTCTGCCAGCACAGCAATCAGCAGAcgagcagcaccaccaccaccaactcCTCTACCATAAACCTGAGtcttgctggcgctggcgccgGCTCCGGCGTTAcctgcagcaccagcagcagcagccttagCAGCCTcagttccagcagcagctctcgcTTCCTCAGCCTGAGcacgcagccgccgccgccaccgcccaAGCCTTTTCCCATGAACTCCTTGCTGTTGCCGGCTCCAGCAGCGCTGAAGCTGGAGGATTATCCGCTGGCTcagccgttgccgttgccgctccCATTGCCGCTTGGCACGCTGCCCTTGCCGGAGCACGGATCAGCACGTGAGAGCAGCGAACAGCAGGCGTTGAATCTAATGCGTCTGCCCACGCCGCCCACATCGGCCACCATGGAGCCCACTGCTGGACATTCGCTGCCGCATCCCATACTCTTCCAACCCTCGCCTagcacgcccacgcccatgccAGCGCTGCTTAATCTGTCTATGCATGGAGCAGCTGTAAatacagccacgcccacgcctacCGAGGAGACGGCGCTCAACTATAAGCTGCATGCGCCGCTGACGCCACAGACGCCTCCCAGACTGGGCACAGCCCCCGCGACGCTACCACAAATGCAAGATGTCAACATACAGACGGACACGCCCGTCTGCAGCGACGAGGAGAACTCCTCTTGCCCGCTCAAAGCCACACAGGACCCAGTCCAGCCCCTTGAACTCACCAAACCCAGTGAATCCAGTGCCAGCAATCCCAATCAACCAAACGAGTGCCATACCCAAACCAGTCCCAGTGACAAGATCCCCCCCATGCCAGAGGCGCCTCTAGAGCCGCCTGCCCTTGTGCccttgcagcagcagacgccgCCAGCGGATCTAAcgggactgctgctgctctccaaCATAAGCACCAACAGCAAGCCGCTCATGCGCGTCAAGCAAGAGCCCGTGGAGCACTATGAACCCGCACCAATTCCTGCTCCAGCACCACAGCCCCTGTcaatgcccatgcccatgcccgtTGAGCCACTGCAGCAGATGATTGAAATGCATGAGCCACAGCAATCGGAACCGCTGGGCGGCTTGAAGCTGCTCTGCGCCTTGGCTGAGCAGCGCATACAGGAGGAGGGCAACAGTCTATTTACCACGCCCACCTCGCGTACGCCAACGCCACCGCCCACACCGCCGAGAGCAGACACACCGCCCTCCAGCTTCGCCTCGCTCCAGCAGAGCTCTCCGACGTTTCCCTCAATGCAGGGCATTGAGCTGCCAACCACATCAAGCGCCGCTGCGTCCGTTGGCGAGCTGCCACTGACTCCGGTGAAGCGCAAGAAGCACAAACATTCCAAGTCGAACGCCTTGTGCGGCGACAGCCGCAAAGCCTCACGCTGCAGCAAGAAGAGCAAGAAGAAGCGACGCCACAGTCgctcacaacagcaacaactgctggGCGAGGATAATGCGTCGGAGCTGCAAGATGATGAGCTGCAGGCGGAGCTGCGCAATGCGCTCAAGGTCATGGATCCCACTAATGCACAGCGCTTTGGCCAGGAGGTGTTTAGCATGATGGACAACAGAATGCGCATGCGCTTGGCGGATGTAACGCGGCAGTATCGTAAAAAGAAGCGCAAGCTCGACGAGATTAGCAAgcataagaagaagaagaagtgcTCCaagctacaacagcagcagcagcagcagcaacaacaacaacagacgcTATCATTGCAGTCAACGCCAACGCCCACgctgcaacagccacagctgACGCTAAGCTCAACGCTATCGGGAGTGTTAGG CACCTCCTCACCCTTGAGAGATTGCAAGTTCTCGAAGTTCTCGAGCTTCATGCGCCTACCAGAGAAAACACACTCCTTCCCACCGCCACCGGAGCCGTCACTGCTGCAGCAAACGCCGCCAGAGTCGAGTACCTTGCCCAGCAGTCGGAACAGCCGCTCACCCAGCACCACATCCTTTGTGCGCCTGGAGCCGAGTGCACTTGATGCcgccgttgctgttgcacccACCTCCATTACCTCCAATGCTTCCAAGCATGCAGTCGCCGCCAAGACTGCGGCGCGTCGCGAGCGTAAGCTCAAAGCCAGCACGCTGGACGCGCAGCAGGCAACGGAAGCCAAGCGGCGACTAACTGCTGCCGATGCGGAGCTGCAGCTGACCAGCGAGCATCTCTATCGCGATGAGACGCGCGTGCTCACCGACATGGGCGGACTGTTCTATGCGGGCGTAATGAAGCCGCTGCGTCCACCAGATGTCTATGCCATTACACTCGACGGCGAACGCGGCAACAAGTCGCATGTCATGTCGCGCGAGGATATACTCAAGGATACG ATTCTTGAAGTGGCGCCCAAGAGCGTCGAGGATGTGCCTGTGGGCACACGTCTGTGTGCCTATTGGAGTCAGCAGTACCGCTGCCTCTATCCAGGACGTGCCATTGAGTCGGAGTCTGCTCATGAGAGTCAGCAGGCGGcgttaacaacagcagcagcagcaaccacagcaggAACAGGAACAGCGACAACGTTGCAGGACTTTGTTAGCGTGGAGTTTGATGACGGCGACAGCGGACGCATACGCTTGAAGAACATACGATTGCTGCTCAGCAATTATCCTATAGCAG AGTACAACGATAATCCACTTTACTCAGTAGGCAAACAGAAGCGTGGCGCGCTGCGCTCTGGCGACAACTGTGCAGGCGCTGGTCCGGCATTGGAGCAAGCTGCTGCGGCTAGTGCTGATGAGGGTCACAACAGTCATCACGGCTTTAGCATGACTAGCGATAACACAACCTCGCTGGCCGCCACCATGGAGCTCTTTACACAGCGCAGCGAGAAGAAGCGGCTAAAGAAGAGCTTGAAGAAGCTGAACAAAGCACAGAATGGCAATGGACAATGCGGCAGTGAGTCGAATGGCTTGGATGCAAAtggcgcagctgctggcgaTGGCTTGGACGATGGCAATCGCAAGCATCACAAGCATAAGAAGCGCAAGAAGCACAAGAAGCATCATCGCAAGAATGGCAATGAAGAGGCTGAGCCGCCGGCACAGGAATATGTAGTGGCAAAGGCACAAGCAGAGCAGCCTGCAGTGGTGGCGCCACCAGTTAAGCAGGAGGTGAAGGTGAAGGCAGAGCAGCTCGATATTGAGGAGGAGACCACCTCTAACGTCATGTCCGAAATATCCGATGAG GTCAAGGGCGACGAACTGGTTGGGCACAACAACTCCAAGGGCAGCAGCAAGATCGCTGCCTTCTTGCCGGAGCGTCAGCTCTGGGGTTGGTTTGGCACCGCCTATCGCAAGGCGGGCGTCAAGGGTCGCGCCAgaaagcaattttataaaacaatcaAAAGGGGCAAGGAGACTATAACG GTCGGGGACTGTGCAGTATTTCTATCCACGGGACGGCCGGATCGACCCTACATTGGGCGGATTGAGTCCATGTGGGAAACCACCGCTGGCAATAGAGTCGTGCGCGTGGCCTGGTTCTACCACCCGGAGGAAACTAACGGCTGTCCAAAATTGAAATATCCG GGTGCGTTATTTGAATCGCCGCATGAGGATGAAAATGATGTGCAAACGATTTCGCATCGTTGCGAGGTGCTACAATTTGTTAGCTACTTTAATAAATTCGGGGTCGATTCGAAGCAATATCAATCCATATACGATAACAATGATACATATTATTTAGCCGGGCACTATAACCCAAGGTTGCAAGTGCTGAAACTACAAGACGATATTCCAACTCTCGAAGAGCTGCAGGATACAACTACTAATACAACTATAACTACTACAGAGAATTAA